In the genome of Helicobacter sp. 11S03491-1, one region contains:
- the fliF gene encoding flagellar basal-body MS-ring/collar protein FliF has protein sequence MDIKALLRQATGLFSKLNKKQKIIIIATSVLTVSFLVFLLVFPIGGKDYAKGNYAVLFEGMNPSDNALVLQYLQQNQIPYKVPRDDTILIPRDRVYEERIALATKGIPKTSKVGFEIFDVKDFGATDFDQKIKFIRATEGELSRTIESLNPIQKANVHIAIPKDTVFVSKEVPPTASVMLKIKPNMRLTPAQIMGIKNLVAASVTKLTPENVKLVDENGEPLGEGDDFSTSKELAATQLKYKQNFENILENKIINILSPVVGGGDKVVARVNADFDFAQKKSTKETYDPNNVVRSEQNLEEKREGGQPKQVGGVPGAVSNIGPVQGLEDEKLKEKYEKSQNTTNYEVGKTVSEIKGEFGVLSRLSAAVVVDGRYKKVTKDGVETLEYIPLNEDEMHKIDSLVRQAIGYNQSRGDNVTVSNFEFDAKADNYVPLDRFEKFSLTVEKYLGPFMPLLKYLLVAVVIFIFYKKVISPFAERMLEIQENEEDKVESLFEINDEDDTDLNKFSEMRKRIEDQLGIGDNFSEDEVKYDVLLEKIKSSIEEKPEEIAALFKTLIKDEIAPEGRG, from the coding sequence TTGGATATCAAAGCACTACTTAGGCAAGCTACCGGACTTTTTTCCAAACTCAATAAAAAACAAAAGATAATTATTATTGCTACGAGTGTTTTAACAGTCAGTTTTCTTGTATTTTTGTTAGTTTTTCCCATAGGAGGAAAAGATTATGCAAAGGGGAATTATGCTGTTTTGTTTGAGGGAATGAATCCCAGTGATAATGCCTTGGTGTTGCAATACCTTCAACAAAATCAAATCCCTTATAAAGTTCCAAGAGATGATACAATTCTTATCCCTAGAGATAGGGTCTATGAAGAGAGGATTGCACTAGCTACAAAGGGAATTCCCAAAACAAGTAAAGTCGGGTTTGAAATTTTTGATGTGAAAGATTTTGGAGCAACTGATTTTGATCAAAAAATTAAATTCATACGTGCTACAGAAGGAGAGCTTTCACGCACGATTGAGAGTCTCAATCCAATTCAAAAAGCTAATGTCCATATTGCAATCCCTAAAGATACAGTGTTTGTTAGCAAAGAAGTTCCCCCTACTGCCTCTGTAATGTTAAAAATCAAACCTAATATGCGTTTGACGCCTGCTCAAATCATGGGGATTAAAAATCTTGTAGCCGCTTCGGTTACAAAACTGACTCCTGAAAATGTTAAGCTTGTAGATGAAAATGGAGAACCACTGGGAGAAGGGGATGATTTTAGCACTTCTAAAGAGCTTGCTGCTACACAACTTAAATATAAACAAAATTTTGAAAATATTTTAGAAAATAAAATTATCAATATCCTTTCACCGGTTGTAGGGGGTGGTGATAAGGTTGTTGCACGGGTGAATGCTGATTTTGATTTTGCACAAAAAAAGAGCACAAAAGAAACTTATGATCCTAATAATGTCGTGCGTAGTGAGCAAAATCTTGAAGAAAAAAGAGAAGGCGGCCAACCCAAACAAGTTGGAGGAGTTCCCGGAGCAGTAAGCAATATAGGACCTGTGCAAGGGTTGGAAGATGAAAAACTAAAAGAAAAATATGAAAAATCTCAAAATACAACTAACTACGAAGTAGGTAAAACTGTCAGTGAGATTAAAGGAGAATTTGGGGTATTGTCTCGTCTGAGCGCGGCTGTCGTGGTCGATGGCAGGTATAAAAAAGTTACCAAAGATGGCGTAGAAACTCTGGAATATATCCCTTTAAATGAAGATGAAATGCATAAAATTGATTCTTTGGTCAGACAGGCTATTGGTTATAATCAGAGTCGGGGGGATAATGTTACGGTAAGTAACTTTGAATTTGATGCAAAAGCTGATAACTACGTGCCATTAGATAGGTTCGAAAAATTTTCTTTGACAGTTGAGAAATATCTGGGTCCTTTTATGCCACTTTTGAAATACCTGCTTGTGGCAGTAGTAATTTTTATTTTTTACAAAAAAGTTATTTCGCCTTTTGCAGAACGAATGCTTGAGATACAAGAAAACGAAGAAGATAAAGTCGAATCATTGTTTGAGATTAACGATGAAGATGATACTGATTTGAATAAATTTAGCGAAATGCGTAAGCGTATTGAAGATCAATTGGGGATTGGAGATAATTTTAGTGAAGATGAAGTAAAATATGATGTTTTACTTGAAAAAATTAAATCCAGCATTGAAGAAAAACCCGAAGAAATTGCTGCTTTGTTCAAGACTTTGATTAAAGATGAAATTGCCCCTGAGGGTAGGGGATAG
- the purU gene encoding formyltetrahydrofolate deformylase, which translates to MKHTILISSPDMQGLVFKISSILFAHGLNIERNDEFVDQQSNWFFMRTLANGHTDSLKLKNELQNSLPTQAQVNVIEQKKKSIIILCTKENHCLGDLLLRYDSGELDANIKAIISNHTDLENLVKKFDIQFFHIPTQNISREEHERLVLEKCDEFEVDFLALAKYMRILSPSFVEKYQNKIINIHHSFLPAFIGANPYKQAFQRGVKIIGATAHFVNNHLDEGPIITQDIIKIDHTYSWQDMQKAGRDVEKVVFAKAITLALNDRIFIYGNKTVVF; encoded by the coding sequence ATGAAGCATACTATCCTTATTAGTTCTCCGGATATGCAAGGTTTGGTTTTTAAAATTTCTTCTATTTTATTTGCACATGGGCTAAATATTGAACGCAATGACGAATTTGTCGATCAGCAAAGCAATTGGTTTTTTATGCGCACACTTGCTAATGGACATACAGATTCCTTAAAACTTAAAAATGAACTTCAAAATTCCCTACCTACGCAAGCCCAAGTTAATGTTATTGAACAAAAGAAAAAATCTATTATTATTCTTTGCACAAAAGAAAATCACTGCTTGGGAGATTTATTGCTTCGATATGATAGCGGCGAATTGGATGCCAATATCAAAGCCATCATCAGCAATCATACAGATCTTGAAAATTTAGTAAAAAAATTTGATATCCAATTTTTTCATATCCCTACTCAAAACATTTCCAGAGAAGAACATGAACGCCTTGTTTTAGAAAAATGCGATGAATTTGAAGTGGATTTTTTAGCTTTGGCAAAATATATGCGTATTCTTTCCCCTTCTTTTGTAGAAAAATATCAAAACAAAATCATTAATATCCACCATAGTTTCTTGCCTGCTTTTATTGGAGCAAATCCTTATAAACAAGCATTTCAGCGCGGAGTCAAAATCATTGGGGCGACAGCACATTTTGTGAATAATCACTTAGATGAAGGACCTATTATCACTCAAGATATTATCAAAATTGATCACACTTACAGCTGGCAAGACATGCAAAAAGCAGGTCGAGATGTAGAAAAAGTTGTCTTTGCCAAAGCAATCACTTTGGCTTTGAATGATAGAATATTTATTTATGGAAACAAAACAGTTGTATTTTAG
- the dxs gene encoding 1-deoxy-D-xylulose-5-phosphate synthase, with the protein MNSLIPTNYSDIARMDMPALKKICEDIRSRILEVVSKNGGHLSSTLGAVELIVAMHFVFNCKENPFIYDVSHQAYAHKLITGRWKEFETLRQFGGLSGFINPSESVYDYFIAGHSSTSISIGVGIAKAFVLEGKTGVPIALIGDGSMSAGLAYEALNELGDRKYPMIIVLNDNEMSIAKPIGAISKYLSHLIAGPMYQSFKDTVKKLLSKMPDSATYIAKRFEESFKLITPGMLFEEMGINYIGPINGHNLEEIIHALKLAKEMKAPVIIHAQTIKGRGYEIAEGKYEKWHGVGPFDVHTGKSKKNSFTKSPTEVYSEALLEAASQDEKIVGVTAAMPGGTGLGALIDKYPQRFWDVAIAEQHAVTSMAAMAKEGFKPFVSIYSTFLQRAYDQIVHDVGIMSLPVKFAIDRAGIVGEDGETHQGLLDVAYLRVVPNMVLFAPRDNASLKQAIAFGTNHSSSPCAFRYPRGKFVLDEGVFGDNGFIIGKSELLLKGEDVILIGYGNGVGRAYEVSKVLRERGVNPSLLDLRFAKPLDENLKNILPSYRFAFVFSDNYKINGIACALLEYIAEYKIKLELHTFEVKDSYIPHGETSVVENSLGWSTSSLAQSILERIR; encoded by the coding sequence ATGAATTCTCTTATTCCAACAAATTATTCAGATATTGCAAGAATGGATATGCCTGCTTTAAAAAAAATTTGTGAGGACATACGCAGCAGAATCTTAGAAGTAGTGAGTAAAAACGGAGGTCATTTAAGTTCGACATTAGGGGCTGTAGAGCTTATTGTAGCTATGCATTTTGTATTTAATTGCAAAGAAAATCCTTTTATTTATGATGTGAGTCATCAAGCTTATGCACATAAGCTTATTACAGGCAGATGGAAAGAATTTGAGACTTTAAGGCAATTTGGAGGGCTTAGTGGGTTTATAAATCCTTCAGAATCTGTTTATGATTATTTTATTGCAGGGCACAGTTCTACTTCTATATCTATTGGCGTAGGGATTGCTAAAGCATTTGTTTTGGAGGGCAAAACAGGTGTGCCCATTGCTCTTATTGGGGATGGGAGTATGAGTGCAGGGTTGGCGTATGAAGCACTTAATGAATTAGGTGATAGAAAATACCCTATGATTATTGTCCTCAATGACAATGAAATGAGTATCGCTAAACCTATAGGTGCGATCAGCAAATACCTTTCTCATTTGATTGCAGGACCCATGTACCAATCCTTCAAAGATACTGTTAAAAAACTTTTATCAAAAATGCCTGATAGTGCGACTTATATCGCCAAACGTTTTGAAGAGTCTTTTAAGTTAATTACACCGGGTATGTTGTTTGAAGAAATGGGGATTAATTATATTGGACCTATTAATGGGCATAATTTAGAAGAGATTATTCATGCCTTAAAATTAGCAAAAGAAATGAAAGCCCCTGTTATTATCCACGCCCAAACAATTAAGGGAAGGGGCTATGAAATCGCTGAGGGCAAGTATGAAAAATGGCATGGAGTAGGTCCCTTTGATGTTCATACAGGCAAATCAAAAAAAAATTCTTTTACCAAAAGCCCTACAGAAGTCTATTCAGAAGCTTTGCTTGAGGCTGCAAGTCAAGATGAAAAAATCGTAGGGGTAACTGCTGCGATGCCTGGAGGAACAGGATTAGGAGCATTGATTGACAAGTATCCACAGCGTTTTTGGGATGTGGCTATTGCCGAACAACATGCTGTTACTTCTATGGCAGCAATGGCAAAAGAGGGATTTAAGCCTTTTGTGAGTATTTATTCGACTTTTTTACAACGTGCCTATGATCAGATTGTTCATGATGTGGGTATTATGTCTTTGCCTGTAAAATTTGCAATCGATCGAGCGGGGATTGTAGGGGAAGATGGAGAAACACATCAAGGTTTATTAGATGTTGCTTATTTGCGCGTAGTGCCCAATATGGTTCTTTTTGCCCCACGTGATAATGCCTCATTAAAACAAGCTATAGCTTTTGGAACAAATCACTCAAGTTCGCCTTGCGCTTTTAGATATCCAAGAGGGAAATTTGTGCTTGATGAAGGAGTATTTGGAGATAATGGTTTTATAATAGGAAAATCGGAGCTTTTACTCAAAGGAGAAGATGTTATTTTGATAGGTTATGGAAATGGAGTGGGGAGGGCATATGAAGTTTCTAAGGTTTTAAGAGAAAGAGGAGTAAATCCAAGTCTCCTGGATTTGAGATTTGCAAAGCCTTTAGATGAGAATTTGAAAAATATATTGCCTTCTTATCGTTTTGCTTTTGTTTTTAGCGATAATTACAAAATCAACGGCATTGCTTGCGCATTGCTTGAATATATTGCAGAATACAAAATCAAACTTGAATTGCATACTTTTGAAGTAAAAGATAGCTATATCCCCCATGGAGAAACTTCTGTTGTTGAAAATTCATTGGGTTGGAGTACTTCTTCTCTTGCCCAAAGCATTCTGGAGAGGATCAGATAA
- the fliG gene encoding flagellar motor switch protein FliG — protein sequence MATKLTPKQRAQYDELSMAEKIAILLIQVGEETTSEVFRHLDIESITEISRQIMQLNGTDKVIGGAVLEEFYAIFQSNQYINSGGLDYARELLNKTLGPEEAKKVLDKLAKSMQSAKNFSYLMKIRPQQLADFIVNEHPQTIALILAHMDSSSAAETLGYFQDDMRAEISIRMANLGDISPNVVKRVSTVLENKLESLTSYKVEVGGPRAVAEMFNRLGQKAAKATISYIEQIDEQLASEIKEMMFTFEDISKLDKNAIREILKIADKKDLILALKSSPDELKQKFLDNMSTRASEQFVEEMQFLGAVKVKDVESAQRKIVEVVQSLSEQGLIQIGEEEDVVE from the coding sequence ATGGCTACAAAACTCACGCCAAAACAAAGAGCCCAGTATGATGAACTTTCTATGGCAGAGAAAATTGCTATTTTACTCATACAAGTAGGGGAAGAGACAACAAGTGAAGTTTTTAGACACTTAGATATTGAGAGTATCACAGAAATCAGCCGTCAGATTATGCAACTCAATGGCACAGATAAAGTCATTGGTGGGGCAGTGTTGGAAGAATTTTATGCTATTTTTCAATCCAATCAGTATATCAATAGCGGTGGGTTGGATTATGCAAGAGAATTATTGAATAAGACTTTAGGACCTGAAGAAGCTAAAAAGGTTTTAGATAAATTAGCCAAAAGCATGCAGTCTGCAAAGAACTTCTCTTATTTGATGAAAATCAGACCCCAACAACTTGCAGATTTTATTGTCAATGAGCACCCTCAAACAATTGCGCTTATCCTCGCTCATATGGATTCTTCAAGTGCTGCTGAAACTTTGGGTTATTTTCAAGATGATATGCGAGCGGAAATTTCTATCAGGATGGCTAATCTTGGGGACATCTCCCCGAATGTAGTCAAAAGAGTCTCAACTGTTTTGGAGAATAAACTTGAATCTCTTACAAGTTATAAGGTTGAAGTTGGAGGTCCTAGGGCTGTTGCTGAGATGTTTAATCGATTGGGACAAAAAGCAGCTAAAGCTACTATATCTTATATTGAACAAATTGATGAGCAATTAGCCAGTGAGATTAAAGAAATGATGTTTACATTTGAAGACATTTCTAAACTTGATAAAAATGCTATCCGAGAGATTTTAAAAATTGCTGATAAAAAGGACTTAATCCTTGCTTTGAAATCTTCTCCTGATGAACTTAAACAAAAGTTCTTGGATAATATGAGCACACGTGCCAGTGAACAATTTGTTGAAGAAATGCAATTCTTGGGCGCAGTAAAAGTCAAAGATGTTGAAAGCGCTCAACGAAAGATTGTTGAAGTTGTCCAATCATTGTCTGAACAAGGGTTGATACAAATTGGAGAGGAGGAAGATGTTGTTGAGTAA
- the fliH gene encoding flagellar assembly protein FliH, giving the protein MLLSNFEEDNLIAKTDLSKHNVQKYEFKSIAKNTLEDFEEIPVVETPIPITSLNVDASLKESQEIKKSGGSSLERDLIERLLQKTDELSSNLAKLQIQFEKQQLEIEERVALARSDAYKDGLREGEEKTKKEMFDEIEKQKATLIQSVITLDKEMQKSQTHLETLEKELSGIAVDIAKEVIIKEIDTNSQKVALALAKELLGGIVDATDIHIKVNSIDYPYLNENLKDSHKIKLEADDAILKGGVIIACSNGNIDGNIMARYKALKQSVLDNLKV; this is encoded by the coding sequence ATGTTGTTGAGTAACTTTGAAGAAGATAATTTGATCGCAAAAACTGATCTTTCTAAACATAATGTCCAGAAGTATGAATTCAAATCAATTGCTAAAAATACTTTAGAAGATTTTGAAGAAATTCCTGTGGTTGAAACTCCTATTCCTATTACGTCTTTGAATGTAGATGCTTCTCTTAAGGAATCTCAAGAGATAAAAAAATCCGGAGGTTCTTCATTGGAAAGAGATTTAATTGAAAGGCTATTACAAAAGACAGATGAACTCTCAAGCAATCTTGCTAAATTGCAAATTCAATTTGAAAAACAACAACTTGAGATTGAAGAAAGGGTGGCTTTAGCAAGAAGCGATGCCTATAAAGATGGCTTGAGAGAAGGAGAAGAAAAGACAAAAAAAGAAATGTTTGATGAGATTGAAAAACAAAAAGCCACATTGATTCAATCTGTTATTACTCTTGATAAAGAAATGCAAAAATCTCAAACTCATCTTGAAACGCTTGAGAAGGAGTTAAGTGGGATTGCCGTAGATATTGCTAAAGAAGTGATTATTAAAGAGATCGATACCAATAGTCAAAAGGTTGCGCTTGCTTTAGCAAAAGAGCTTTTAGGGGGTATTGTTGATGCAACAGATATTCATATCAAAGTCAATAGCATTGATTATCCTTATTTAAATGAGAATCTCAAAGATTCCCATAAAATTAAACTTGAAGCAGATGATGCTATTTTGAAGGGTGGTGTTATTATTGCGTGTAGCAATGGCAATATTGATGGCAATATCATGGCGCGTTATAAGGCGCTTAAACAAAGTGTATTGGATAATTTGAAGGTCTGA
- a CDS encoding AtpZ/AtpI family protein produces MQKDPKFKKVVVGANDLSLGISIVVAILLGVGLGYLLQKFSGIAWLFWLGVAWGIGGAILNIYKAYKRAKKEFDELAKELKYSYKENPDEL; encoded by the coding sequence ATGCAAAAAGATCCTAAATTTAAAAAAGTGGTAGTTGGAGCAAATGATTTGAGTCTTGGAATTTCCATAGTTGTTGCTATTTTGTTGGGTGTAGGGCTTGGATATTTACTCCAAAAATTTAGCGGCATTGCTTGGTTATTTTGGCTTGGAGTGGCTTGGGGAATTGGGGGGGCTATACTTAATATCTACAAAGCCTACAAGAGAGCAAAAAAAGAATTTGATGAACTGGCAAAAGAACTCAAATACAGCTATAAAGAAAATCCCGATGAGTTGTAA
- the sppA gene encoding signal peptide peptidase SppA, protein MIKKFFHIFTIPLDFITKYFKALVFLVILILLILAIIPSDSKINPPNLAKIYLRGPILSSEDIHEQIDKILTTPTIKGVLLVIDSPGGAVGASVEISDMIAELKEKMPVIAYVQGAMASGSYYAGMYADKIYANRGSLIGSIGVIFSGANIEELANKLGIKEQGIAAGKYKEVGTFLRKWTPDERAFLKNLIEEEYEMFVSDVADARGLEIKAANQYAQGKIFSAKKALKLGLIDVVGTQAQAIDMLKNLSQVKDATWLKKDKFEAYLDKIIKTSTQMMLNTLSYQLR, encoded by the coding sequence ATGATAAAGAAATTTTTTCATATTTTTACAATCCCTTTGGATTTTATTACTAAATATTTTAAAGCATTAGTATTTTTAGTCATTCTAATCTTGTTGATTCTTGCAATAATCCCAAGTGATTCAAAAATCAACCCCCCAAATTTGGCAAAAATTTATCTTCGAGGACCCATTCTTAGCAGCGAAGATATTCACGAACAAATAGACAAAATTTTGACTACCCCAACCATCAAAGGTGTATTATTGGTTATAGACTCCCCCGGAGGAGCTGTAGGAGCAAGTGTAGAAATCAGCGATATGATTGCAGAACTTAAAGAAAAAATGCCTGTAATTGCCTATGTACAAGGCGCAATGGCAAGTGGAAGTTATTATGCAGGTATGTATGCAGATAAGATTTATGCTAACAGAGGATCGCTGATTGGATCTATTGGTGTGATTTTTAGTGGAGCAAATATTGAAGAACTTGCTAATAAATTAGGCATCAAAGAACAAGGAATTGCAGCAGGGAAATATAAAGAAGTGGGCACTTTTTTGAGAAAATGGACGCCCGATGAGAGAGCATTTCTCAAAAATCTTATTGAAGAAGAGTATGAGATGTTTGTTTCAGATGTTGCCGATGCCAGAGGGCTTGAAATCAAAGCAGCCAATCAATACGCACAAGGCAAAATATTTAGCGCTAAAAAAGCGCTTAAACTTGGACTTATTGATGTTGTAGGCACACAAGCTCAAGCCATTGATATGCTTAAAAATCTCTCACAAGTAAAAGATGCTACTTGGCTTAAAAAAGATAAATTTGAAGCCTATCTGGATAAAATCATTAAAACAAGCACACAAATGATGTTAAATACCTTGAGTTATCAATTGCGATAA
- a CDS encoding YceI family protein: MKKSIASILAIALFGMIANAATIDTTKVETGWTAYKTANKVGVGGTFDDIAYKFGKKHDSIASTLEGATATIDPMKVNLHNDAKNKNVKNYFFSHFKKGGIKVTFKNVVEGKDQGTILALVKMNERSIKVPMQYSIKDGKFTATGVLDVLEFGLNEAYKQLAVGCHDLHEGMTWSQVSISFSAPIQ; encoded by the coding sequence ATGAAAAAATCTATAGCAAGTATTCTGGCAATTGCCCTATTTGGAATGATTGCAAACGCAGCCACAATTGATACTACAAAGGTAGAAACCGGTTGGACAGCCTATAAAACAGCCAATAAAGTTGGTGTTGGAGGGACTTTTGATGATATTGCATATAAATTTGGTAAAAAACACGATAGTATCGCCTCTACCCTTGAAGGAGCTACAGCCACAATCGATCCGATGAAAGTTAATTTGCATAATGATGCTAAAAATAAAAATGTAAAAAACTATTTCTTTTCTCACTTTAAAAAAGGGGGAATTAAAGTTACATTTAAAAATGTTGTAGAAGGAAAAGATCAAGGAACTATTCTGGCACTTGTAAAAATGAATGAAAGAAGCATCAAAGTCCCTATGCAATATAGCATTAAAGATGGGAAATTTACAGCAACAGGAGTGCTTGATGTTTTAGAATTTGGACTCAATGAAGCTTACAAGCAACTTGCAGTTGGTTGCCATGATCTTCATGAGGGCATGACTTGGTCTCAAGTAAGCATTAGTTTTAGTGCTCCTATTCAATAA
- the hemL gene encoding glutamate-1-semialdehyde 2,1-aminomutase: protein MDLLHSINDFNEAKQVIPGGVNSPVRAFKSVGGTPLFILRGEGCYLFDADNHRYIDFVQSWGPLIFGHCDPDIQASVHTALQNGLSFGAPTEIETALAKEIISSYEGIEKIRLVSSGTEATMSAIRLARAYSKKDDIIKFEGCYHGHSDSLLVNAGSGCATFGTPSSPGIPQDFSKHTLIAEYNDIDSLKACFETSGHVGCVIIEPIAGNMGLVPAKIEFLKDLRKLCNQYGAVLIFDEVMSGFRASLKGVQGYCDVVPDMACFGKVIGGGMPLAAFGGKDDIMNLLSPVGGVYQAGTLSGNPIAVSAGLASICKIKKNPHIYEYLKSLADRLTQGFQMAAQDYGISLQTCVRGSMFGFFFNTSKVNNFEDAQKSDTKLFAKFHQKMLENGVYLACSQFETGFICTSMNESIIDEAINAAKNSFEAISREI, encoded by the coding sequence TTGGATTTATTGCATAGTATCAATGATTTTAATGAAGCCAAACAGGTTATTCCCGGAGGTGTTAATTCACCCGTAAGAGCATTTAAAAGCGTAGGGGGCACACCTTTATTTATTCTTAGAGGAGAAGGTTGTTATTTATTTGACGCAGATAACCATCGTTATATTGATTTTGTTCAAAGTTGGGGACCCCTAATCTTTGGACATTGCGATCCTGATATTCAAGCTAGCGTCCATACAGCTCTACAAAATGGCTTAAGTTTTGGTGCACCCACAGAAATAGAAACCGCACTTGCCAAAGAAATCATCTCATCTTATGAAGGGATAGAAAAAATACGTCTGGTTAGCAGCGGCACAGAAGCTACAATGAGTGCTATCCGACTCGCTCGTGCCTATAGCAAAAAAGATGATATTATCAAATTTGAAGGGTGTTATCATGGGCATAGTGATAGTCTCTTGGTAAATGCAGGGAGTGGGTGCGCAACCTTTGGAACGCCTTCTTCTCCGGGTATCCCCCAAGACTTTAGCAAGCATACATTAATCGCCGAATATAATGATATTGATTCACTCAAAGCATGTTTTGAAACAAGCGGTCATGTAGGTTGTGTTATTATTGAACCTATTGCAGGAAATATGGGGTTAGTGCCTGCAAAAATAGAATTTCTCAAAGATCTCAGGAAGTTATGCAATCAATATGGAGCAGTATTGATTTTTGATGAAGTAATGAGTGGCTTTAGAGCTTCATTAAAGGGTGTGCAAGGCTATTGTGATGTTGTCCCTGATATGGCTTGTTTCGGGAAGGTTATAGGTGGAGGCATGCCATTGGCTGCTTTTGGAGGCAAAGATGATATTATGAATTTACTTTCCCCTGTAGGTGGGGTTTATCAAGCCGGAACACTTAGTGGTAACCCTATTGCCGTATCTGCCGGACTCGCCTCAATTTGCAAAATCAAAAAAAATCCCCATATCTATGAATATCTCAAGTCCCTGGCAGACAGACTAACACAAGGGTTTCAAATGGCTGCGCAAGACTATGGCATATCACTACAAACTTGCGTGCGCGGGAGTATGTTTGGATTTTTCTTCAACACCTCAAAGGTTAATAATTTTGAAGATGCTCAAAAAAGTGATACCAAATTATTTGCAAAATTTCATCAAAAAATGCTTGAAAATGGCGTTTATTTGGCTTGTTCGCAATTTGAAACCGGCTTTATTTGCACATCAATGAATGAAAGTATTATTGATGAAGCCATTAATGCAGCTAAAAATTCATTTGAAGCTATTTCAAGAGAAATCTAA
- a CDS encoding DsrE family protein — MRYFIFSILSIGMLFLPLIAKTTDPIPAPYGKIYLMPNTQFKPDKSMPEHKMVFDLTKGSSSPKEVNPSLDRIARTINLYAAVGISPSVLKIVAVASGDATPLALDNAHYHEKFGVNNPNLALIDDLKKLGVQISVCSQAWAEHDYKPQWVYKNVLLALSGATTLISFQEKGYVLIPL, encoded by the coding sequence ATGCGTTATTTTATTTTTTCTATACTCTCAATAGGGATGTTATTTTTGCCTTTAATTGCAAAAACTACTGATCCTATTCCTGCCCCTTATGGCAAAATTTATCTGATGCCAAATACTCAATTCAAACCCGATAAATCAATGCCTGAACACAAAATGGTATTTGATCTGACAAAAGGATCTTCTTCGCCTAAAGAAGTCAATCCCTCTCTGGATAGAATAGCAAGGACTATCAATCTTTATGCTGCTGTAGGCATTTCGCCTTCAGTTCTAAAAATTGTTGCTGTAGCGAGTGGAGATGCAACACCTTTGGCTCTTGATAATGCCCATTATCATGAAAAATTTGGTGTTAATAACCCCAATCTAGCCTTGATTGATGATCTCAAAAAACTGGGAGTACAAATTAGCGTATGCTCTCAAGCATGGGCGGAACATGATTATAAACCCCAATGGGTATATAAAAATGTTTTATTAGCCCTCTCAGGCGCTACAACACTAATTTCTTTTCAAGAAAAAGGTTATGTGCTTATCCCTCTATAA